A portion of the Chondrinema litorale genome contains these proteins:
- a CDS encoding SDR family oxidoreductase, which produces MMDRWTLKGKVALITGGTKGIGKAIVEELLGKQANVVFVARDKQTVDEQLANFKTLFPDQKIEGFQADVNNKDDINKVIDFIKVDFGKLDILVNNVGTNIRKPALEYEDSEIQHIFQTNLLSSFNLTMRCHELLKKSETGNVVFISSVAGQTHLRTGTVYAMTKAAMDQLTKNLAVEWAKDNIRVNSVAPWYIDTPLARSVLENKSYFNNVIERTPLGRIGGTFEVAGLVTFLCLPIAGFITGQCIAVDGGFTVYGF; this is translated from the coding sequence ATGATGGATCGTTGGACACTGAAGGGTAAAGTTGCATTGATAACTGGCGGAACAAAGGGAATAGGTAAAGCTATTGTAGAAGAGTTGTTAGGAAAACAGGCAAATGTGGTTTTTGTAGCTAGAGATAAACAAACTGTAGACGAACAATTAGCCAATTTTAAAACTCTATTTCCAGATCAAAAAATCGAAGGTTTTCAAGCAGATGTTAATAATAAAGATGATATAAATAAAGTAATAGACTTTATTAAGGTAGATTTTGGCAAGTTAGATATCCTTGTTAACAATGTAGGAACGAACATTAGAAAACCTGCTTTAGAATATGAAGACAGTGAAATTCAGCATATTTTTCAAACAAACCTGCTTTCATCATTTAATTTAACAATGCGTTGTCATGAGTTATTAAAGAAAAGTGAAACAGGTAATGTAGTTTTTATATCTTCTGTAGCTGGGCAAACCCATTTGCGAACGGGTACAGTTTACGCTATGACAAAAGCTGCAATGGATCAACTTACTAAAAATTTGGCGGTAGAGTGGGCGAAAGATAATATAAGAGTTAACTCTGTAGCACCTTGGTATATAGATACTCCACTTGCAAGGTCAGTTCTCGAAAACAAAAGCTACTTTAATAATGTTATTGAAAGAACGCCTTTAGGCAGAATAGGGGGAACTTTTGAGGTAGCTGGCTTAGTTACGTTTTTGTGTTTGCCTATTGCTGGGTTTATTACAGGGCAATGTATAGCTGTAGATGGTGGATTTACTGTATATGGATTTTGA
- a CDS encoding TIGR04086 family membrane protein translates to MPDYNKFSASDENSIFDRDAWGVNTIGVILTTLIVAVLFGIFFKTGLGEFADGFMGLVIALFSLIIGAFISYLLLNITYKFPKFYWVTFGAVFFTLLVLLISRNDLVLDILFFLTLLFILMQGFFVGLVWAFISGRLRFIKHNKRLIARLLFFLIILIDIGAYYLLGGISIEDQQTFKPNLEKLQQAKIKAGLAQDNEFRVKAFYYGSGEDINRSTYKEGVAFKSESFDLSAWLPTEQKYFNSIYEWFWGFNAKNIPINANVWMPESDTLQHPLVFVVHGQENIAKGAEDGFNYLSERLAGLGYIAVSVDLNFFNFFWLKMPQHERIKAKSIVILKHLEAYKKWNAESGHDLYNKIDTTAAITLIGHGEGSLVSWQLAKYNRINRLPSNANKEVDTNFTIGNIIAFSPQHFSDFSNSKLKDINYLSVSGGYNTLDEKNRDVQFQNVEFIDTLNYHFKDDIYVHKGNYSHFNESLDGRDNRPPFNWLINQAAVMSGKNQREFTSKLVEAFMNLVYTQTNFYKPVFQNTYNLLGEDAKGVYYNQFEDNSYISLTNFDEDENPLTGTSESISISSNNLKVWEEIPLSAELGSGTNKGVVIAWNSESWQSLGSTVKKDSTSAYELNIQSETENILSNLDNHSIFTFSLIHMSENASPEHDLGNSANISSDFDFSIEFVDTIGVINKISFKNIGKAAVPMQKTAYKIAWLDKNPVNLHYQTYFFPVFDFLKLNPEFDLKSIGKIRFVFDKTLKGKILLDNIGFNINRNFQKLDNDGSLDTEG, encoded by the coding sequence ATGCCTGATTATAATAAGTTTTCTGCTAGTGATGAGAATAGCATTTTTGACCGAGATGCTTGGGGAGTAAATACCATTGGCGTTATTCTCACTACTTTGATAGTAGCTGTATTATTTGGTATTTTTTTTAAAACAGGGCTAGGAGAGTTTGCAGATGGTTTTATGGGCTTAGTAATAGCCCTTTTTTCTTTAATAATAGGTGCTTTTATTAGTTACCTATTATTAAACATAACTTATAAATTTCCTAAATTTTACTGGGTTACTTTTGGAGCTGTTTTTTTTACTTTATTAGTTTTATTAATCTCCCGTAATGATCTGGTTTTAGATATTCTCTTTTTTTTAACTCTGCTATTTATATTAATGCAGGGCTTCTTTGTTGGACTTGTTTGGGCATTTATTTCTGGTAGGTTAAGATTTATAAAACATAATAAGCGCTTGATAGCGCGATTACTCTTTTTTTTAATTATTCTGATTGATATTGGAGCCTATTATTTACTTGGAGGTATTTCTATTGAAGATCAACAAACATTTAAGCCTAATCTAGAAAAGTTACAACAAGCTAAAATTAAGGCAGGCTTAGCACAAGATAACGAGTTTAGAGTTAAGGCTTTTTATTACGGTTCTGGTGAAGACATTAATAGATCAACCTATAAAGAAGGTGTTGCTTTTAAAAGCGAATCATTTGATTTGAGTGCATGGTTGCCAACAGAGCAAAAATATTTTAATAGCATTTATGAGTGGTTTTGGGGATTTAATGCTAAAAATATACCTATTAATGCAAATGTTTGGATGCCCGAATCTGATACTTTACAGCATCCTTTAGTTTTTGTAGTCCATGGTCAAGAAAATATTGCCAAAGGCGCTGAAGATGGTTTTAATTACCTATCGGAAAGACTTGCCGGATTAGGTTATATTGCTGTATCTGTTGATCTTAATTTTTTTAATTTCTTTTGGCTTAAAATGCCTCAACACGAAAGAATTAAAGCAAAAAGCATAGTAATTCTTAAACACTTAGAAGCATATAAAAAGTGGAATGCAGAAAGCGGACATGATTTGTATAATAAAATAGATACAACTGCTGCAATTACTTTAATAGGGCATGGTGAAGGATCACTTGTAAGCTGGCAGCTTGCAAAATATAACAGAATAAACAGATTGCCATCAAATGCAAATAAAGAGGTTGATACCAATTTTACAATTGGAAACATAATTGCCTTCTCTCCCCAACATTTTTCTGATTTTTCTAACTCAAAACTTAAAGATATTAACTACTTATCTGTTAGTGGTGGCTATAATACTTTAGATGAAAAAAATAGAGATGTCCAATTTCAGAATGTAGAATTTATAGATACATTAAATTATCATTTTAAAGATGATATATATGTACACAAAGGAAATTATTCACATTTTAATGAGTCTTTGGATGGTAGAGATAATCGACCTCCATTTAACTGGCTTATCAATCAGGCAGCGGTAATGAGTGGTAAGAATCAGCGTGAGTTTACAAGTAAATTAGTAGAAGCATTTATGAATTTGGTATATACACAAACGAACTTTTATAAGCCGGTTTTCCAAAATACTTATAATTTACTTGGCGAAGATGCTAAAGGTGTTTATTACAATCAGTTTGAAGATAACTCATATATCTCTCTTACTAATTTTGATGAAGATGAAAATCCTTTAACAGGCACAAGTGAGAGTATTTCAATCAGTTCTAATAATTTAAAAGTTTGGGAAGAAATACCGCTTTCTGCTGAATTAGGTTCTGGAACTAATAAAGGAGTGGTTATCGCTTGGAACAGCGAAAGTTGGCAATCTTTGGGAAGTACAGTAAAAAAAGACTCAACCTCTGCATACGAATTAAATATTCAATCGGAAACAGAAAACATATTAAGTAATTTAGATAATCACTCAATTTTTACTTTTTCATTAATCCATATGAGTGAAAATGCTAGTCCTGAACACGATTTAGGAAACTCAGCTAACATTTCCAGTGACTTTGATTTTTCTATAGAGTTTGTAGACACAATTGGGGTAATTAATAAAATATCTTTTAAAAATATTGGCAAAGCGGCTGTTCCAATGCAAAAGACTGCTTACAAAATAGCATGGTTAGATAAAAATCCTGTTAATTTGCATTATCAAACATATTTTTTCCCTGTTTTTGATTTTTTAAAGTTAAATCCAGAATTTGATTTAAAATCTATAGGAAAAATTCGATTTGTATTTGATAAAACATTGAAGGGAAAAATTTTGCTTGACAATATCGGATTTAACATCAATAGAAACTTTCAAAAACTAGATAATGATGGATCGTTGGACACTGAAGGGTAA
- a CDS encoding S41 family peptidase, translating into MGKAFKVVFFVVLSVFSVTLISSQSTSDRFFEIAKSLETFASLFKEVNKYYVDDVEPTELANEAVNSMLASLDPYTNYIPEDRIEDYRTMTTGEYGGIGAEVDKIDGKIIITMPLQGYAAEKAGLLIGDEIVKVNGLDISDRPLSNIRNLLKGQANSSVNLSIRRYGKDDVIDFDISYEKVREKNVPYYGMVTEDIGMIKLTDFTQKAGLEVKNALVELKAEGAQKIIFDLRGNPGGLLNEAVNITNVFLPRGSEIVSMRGKSSEWSKNYRALNEPVDTDIPLAIIVDNNSASASEIVSGVLQDYDRGVVIGERSFGKGLVQTTTMLSYNSQLKVTVAKYYIPSGRCIQEIDYSRRNDPVEDATKERKVFKTKNNRVVYDGAGIDPEINTERVVYAPITKSLIDKKLIFDYANIFRSKIDSIPAAKTFNLSDSEYNDFVAWLNDKEYGYNTKVENTLENLIASSKHEKLYEGIKSEIEELENQILKNKKDDLFKFKNEIKEVLEYEIASRYYLQKGQIEITFDDNPDILEAINILNNPTRYHELLAEPQ; encoded by the coding sequence ATGGGCAAGGCTTTTAAGGTTGTATTTTTTGTTGTTTTATCAGTATTTTCTGTAACATTAATTTCTTCACAATCTACATCAGACAGATTTTTTGAAATAGCAAAGAGTTTAGAAACTTTTGCTTCTTTATTTAAAGAGGTAAATAAATATTATGTAGATGATGTAGAACCAACCGAATTAGCTAATGAAGCAGTAAACAGTATGCTGGCATCATTAGACCCATATACTAATTATATCCCTGAAGACAGAATCGAAGATTATCGCACAATGACTACCGGTGAGTATGGTGGTATTGGTGCTGAAGTAGATAAAATTGATGGAAAAATAATTATTACTATGCCATTGCAAGGTTATGCTGCAGAAAAAGCAGGATTACTAATTGGTGATGAAATAGTAAAAGTAAATGGTTTAGATATATCAGATAGACCATTGTCTAACATACGCAATCTTTTAAAAGGCCAGGCTAACTCTAGTGTAAACTTAAGTATTAGAAGATATGGAAAAGATGATGTTATTGATTTTGATATTTCTTATGAGAAAGTAAGAGAAAAAAATGTACCCTACTACGGCATGGTTACAGAAGACATTGGCATGATTAAGCTCACAGACTTTACTCAAAAAGCAGGTTTAGAAGTTAAAAATGCACTTGTCGAGTTAAAAGCGGAAGGTGCTCAAAAAATTATATTCGACCTTAGAGGTAATCCTGGCGGTTTGCTAAACGAGGCAGTTAATATCACCAATGTATTCTTGCCTAGAGGTTCTGAAATTGTGAGTATGAGAGGAAAGTCTTCTGAGTGGAGCAAAAATTATAGAGCATTAAATGAACCTGTAGACACCGACATACCTTTGGCAATAATTGTAGATAATAATAGTGCTTCTGCATCTGAGATTGTTTCTGGAGTTTTACAAGATTACGACAGAGGTGTTGTAATTGGAGAAAGGTCTTTTGGAAAAGGCTTGGTTCAAACTACTACCATGCTATCTTATAACTCACAACTAAAAGTTACAGTAGCTAAATATTATATACCAAGTGGTAGATGTATTCAGGAAATTGACTATTCAAGAAGAAATGATCCTGTAGAGGATGCTACTAAAGAAAGAAAAGTTTTTAAAACTAAAAATAACCGTGTAGTGTATGACGGTGCAGGCATAGACCCTGAAATAAATACAGAAAGGGTTGTTTATGCACCAATTACAAAAAGTTTAATCGATAAGAAATTAATATTCGATTATGCTAATATCTTTAGAAGCAAAATTGATTCTATTCCAGCAGCAAAAACATTCAACCTATCAGATTCTGAATACAATGATTTTGTAGCATGGTTAAATGATAAAGAGTACGGTTATAATACTAAAGTTGAGAACACACTAGAAAATCTAATAGCTAGTTCAAAACATGAAAAACTATACGAAGGCATCAAAAGTGAGATTGAAGAACTCGAAAATCAGATACTCAAAAACAAAAAAGATGACCTTTTTAAGTTCAAAAATGAAATAAAGGAAGTATTAGAATACGAAATAGCCAGTAGATATTACCTCCAAAAAGGTCAGATTGAAATTACTTTTGATGACAATCCCGACATACTTGAAGCAATAAATATCCTTAATAATCCTACTAGATACCATGAACTATTGGCAGAACCTCAATAA
- the dapB gene encoding 4-hydroxy-tetrahydrodipicolinate reductase: MNILLLGYGKMGKTIEKLAIDRGHKIALIIDRGETEKLSQIKDTDIDVAIEFTEPEAAVLNITSCIDADIPIVSGTTGWLQKYDEIKSYCEEKEGAFFYGSNYSIGVNIFFKLNEFLAKLMDTQNYELEMSETHHTEKKDAPSGTAISIAEGIIKQNKKYTKWALDKNKKDENEIPITAHRIENVPGTHEVIYHSDIDNISIKHTAHSRKGFAFGAVLAAEWLKDKKGVFGMNDLLQF, from the coding sequence ATGAACATACTACTTTTAGGCTACGGTAAAATGGGTAAAACGATAGAAAAATTGGCAATTGACCGTGGCCACAAAATAGCCTTAATTATAGATAGAGGAGAAACTGAAAAACTATCTCAAATAAAAGATACAGATATCGATGTAGCAATTGAGTTTACTGAGCCAGAAGCAGCAGTATTAAATATTACAAGTTGCATAGATGCTGATATTCCAATAGTAAGTGGCACTACAGGATGGCTTCAAAAATATGATGAAATAAAATCATACTGCGAAGAAAAAGAAGGAGCTTTCTTTTATGGCTCAAATTATAGTATAGGAGTAAATATCTTTTTTAAGCTTAATGAATTTTTAGCCAAGCTTATGGATACTCAGAACTATGAGCTAGAAATGTCTGAAACACACCACACTGAAAAGAAAGATGCGCCAAGTGGAACAGCCATAAGTATTGCTGAGGGTATCATCAAACAAAATAAAAAATATACGAAGTGGGCACTAGACAAAAATAAAAAGGATGAAAACGAAATTCCTATAACCGCTCACAGAATTGAAAATGTACCTGGCACTCATGAGGTTATATACCATTCAGATATAGATAACATTTCTATCAAACACACTGCACATAGTAGAAAAGGTTTTGCTTTTGGTGCTGTACTAGCTGCAGAATGGCTTAAAGACAAAAAAGGTGTTTTTGGAATGAATGACTTATTACAATTTTAG
- a CDS encoding DUF423 domain-containing protein, producing the protein MTRFILITASLLSGLSVAFGAFGAHALKAFLISNNRFDTYQTAVQYQFFHALALLFIGMYMHQITNTSIFKNAALVMLAGILLFSGSLYLLCFTNKTYLGAITPIGGVCFIIAWVMITIGFYKTLP; encoded by the coding sequence ATGACCCGATTTATCTTAATTACAGCCTCTTTACTTAGCGGTTTATCAGTAGCATTTGGAGCTTTTGGAGCTCATGCTCTAAAAGCTTTCTTAATATCTAACAACAGGTTTGATACTTATCAAACTGCTGTTCAATATCAGTTTTTTCATGCATTAGCACTTTTATTTATTGGAATGTACATGCATCAAATTACAAATACATCAATATTTAAAAATGCAGCGTTAGTTATGCTTGCAGGTATTTTACTCTTTTCAGGGTCTCTTTATTTGCTTTGTTTTACCAACAAAACATACTTAGGAGCCATTACACCTATCGGAGGTGTTTGCTTTATAATTGCCTGGGTTATGATAACAATAGGTTTTTATAAAACATTACCTTGA
- the prmC gene encoding peptide chain release factor N(5)-glutamine methyltransferase encodes MVDLLYMDFEKKEVLRKSAESIFRFIKENLVSVYPEQEARQIAYILLEDAFDITKLDILKNKSLPDFDEEKLVEYLRRLALQEPIQHIVGKTEFLGFEVQVSKDVLIPRPETEELTQKVIDALHAEESNNANILDIGTGSGCIAIAIKKYVSESNVFAMDVSERALEVARNNAKTLKANVEFIQADILKNIEEKLPFFDIIVSNPPYVTQLEKEKMRENVLNFDPHLALFVENENYLLFYKAIINFATSHLKQYGRLFFEINEQFGKEMTLLLKQNNFVEVELLKDFRGKDRFCVGVKN; translated from the coding sequence ATGGTGGATTTACTGTATATGGATTTTGAGAAGAAAGAAGTTTTGAGAAAATCAGCTGAGAGTATTTTTAGATTTATAAAAGAAAATTTGGTAAGTGTTTATCCTGAGCAAGAAGCCAGGCAAATAGCATATATTCTTCTAGAAGATGCTTTTGATATTACTAAGTTAGATATATTAAAAAATAAGTCTTTACCAGACTTTGATGAAGAGAAACTAGTAGAATACCTTCGCAGATTGGCTCTACAGGAGCCTATACAACACATCGTTGGCAAAACAGAATTCTTAGGTTTTGAGGTTCAAGTAAGCAAAGATGTGCTAATCCCCAGACCAGAGACTGAAGAACTTACCCAGAAAGTGATAGATGCTCTGCATGCAGAAGAAAGTAATAATGCAAATATACTTGATATTGGTACAGGGTCAGGTTGTATAGCAATTGCGATAAAAAAGTATGTAAGCGAATCAAATGTTTTTGCAATGGATGTAAGTGAAAGAGCATTAGAGGTAGCTAGGAATAATGCAAAAACACTGAAGGCTAATGTTGAATTTATACAAGCAGATATACTTAAAAATATCGAAGAAAAATTACCTTTTTTTGATATTATTGTGAGTAATCCTCCATATGTTACCCAACTGGAAAAGGAAAAAATGCGAGAAAATGTATTGAATTTTGATCCACATCTCGCACTTTTTGTGGAAAATGAAAATTATTTACTTTTTTATAAAGCGATTATTAATTTTGCTACTTCACATTTGAAGCAATATGGGAGGCTTTTTTTTGAAATTAATGAACAATTCGGCAAAGAAATGACACTCCTCTTAAAACAGAATAATTTTGTTGAGGTGGAATTGCTGAAAGATTTTAGAGGAAAAGATAGGTTTTGTGTGGGAGTGAAAAATTAG